AAATGAGTCCTCATCACAATTGAATTTTGAATGTGAAACTTTCACTTTCAACTTTCACTTCAACATCCAACTTTCAGTTTGGATTGATTGCCAGCTAATAAACCGCATATTATAACATATCACTCACGTGAACTTATcaaaaatcaatattattatagctGCAGAACTGTCAATGTTGCAATCCAGTCGCTGCATACAATACTGCAGCCGGCCTCCTAGTAACCAGCTGTGACTGTCTATTACTTGGATAAGCTCTGACATATATTTACGCTGTTTACAAAAATTTAAGTGCATGCATTTGCAAACATTGAACAGAAAGTATTATATACACTATCAACACTATTAATGTTAAGGGATTTGTCTGTTCATGCTTTTGGTACATCCTTGAGCCACAGCTAAAATACATTGTTGATTTTAGCTTGCCCTTTTTACATTGTACCATGCATGGATTTAACGCATTTAACACGACATACCTGCTGGCAGTGCGCTAGCTCCTTCTTCATGACCCGGTACATTCACATGCAAATAGACAACTCTTTTGGTAATTTCTGCCATAGAAGGATGCTTAACAAAATTGTTCCATGATGTACTGTTGCAGCCCAGATCATGCACCGTGAGAATCACAACACTCGCTGAAGCCAAATCTCCATCAACTTGGCAGTTTAAAGTGCCAGCTTTTTGAGTGTCAAAGGCAACAATTGACGAAGCCATTTCAGAATATGCAAAAGTTTAAATATTAGCAACAATACCCTTGTTTCTAACCGTGTTAGCTGTGTAAACCAAAACGGGCAACTATTCCCTAGGAGAGCATTTAGCTTGCTTGCTAAAATCAATCGCATAATGCGTCGTGATTGGATaatatttcaacattttgaTTGGACAAAAGCAGGTCCATAAAAACGATCTGTCCTCATTTATTCGCTTCGGCCCGTTATCACTTAAATAAGAGAGAACAACTTCTAATACATACAAgtcttatacatgtacatgcagctCCCGTTTTCATGAAACGTAAATCATTTAAATGTACACGTTGTCTTAGCTAGAGCGCTATCGTTTTACGCAAAGAAACTATTAATTGTTTGGCCTGAACACAGAATACATTTGTTAAGTTTACGTAAATCTTTCTTCCACGTAAATCACCATCTTCTTATGTGACGTTACAAAAGTTTTTGATAGAGGCAAGTCTATTTCAAAAACGTAATTTCCTGCTTGGCTAGCAGGGAAAATAGCGTATTTGTTTGCCTTTGTTTTTTTCGgtcacaataataataatgacacagAGCGCTTTCAACAGTTCCTGAAATATATAGTGTTTTTAACTGCTTTGTAACTTATCTTGTATTAACTGTTTAAATTATACCAGGAAATATTTTCAACGTATTTGATTCTCGATTTTGCGTCATTTTTTCTACGCATTAGAGATTGCCAACTCGGTAGTCTTTGCTACAACTCGTGGAAATTACTGatttttataacaaattatCTGCTAAATTTTTACCAAAAGGTAGGTGTGTCGATTGCTCGTATTTAGTGATACAACACATCTATCGTTACTTCTTCGGATCAATCGGAAagtaagtagtagtagtaaaacTTCTTTTTTCATATCTAAAGCACCAGGGCATTGGCAGCCAGGCACCAGGGATCTTGGCAGCTAAAATTTAATGTAGCTAAATGCACATCCACGTCAATGGAGCCGGTTAAATTTTTGCATACATACAGTTATGGAGGCACTCCGCTTATTTCATCCCATTCCTTTGTGTACCTGGGCATACAGGTTTCTAAATCACTCAATTTTAGTgatcatataaattttattatgcgtAAGGCTAATGCCACCCTTTACATGCTTATGCGAACTCTCAAAGGAACTTCCCATGCTGTTAAGAGAACGGCTTATTTTAGTGTATGTCGTCCTTTACTGGAGTATGCTTCAGAGGTGTGGAATCCACATTTTATGTACATCATTAGGGATTTAGAAGCCATAAACAGAAGAGCGTTCAGATGGGCAAACGGTTTTAGAAAGTATGACAGTATTACATCTTCAATGGAAAACATGTCTTGGCACACTCTTGAAGAGAGAAGATGCACTAAGGATAAAAAcactttactgaaaattttaaatcaagaccttatggtcgattttaaaaagtttacactGTGCAACTCCGCCTATTTTACTCGTGGGTCTAATATTAGGCACACTATTAATACAGATGCCATGAAGTTCTCATTTTTAACCGAGTCATGAAGTTTTGATGTATATGGAACAAGCTCAATAGCAGATTTTATTTAACTCTCGATTTTACAAGAATATCTGATCTCTTTTATCGTTATAGTCGCATCTTATCTCTAAAGGCTTATCGGGCCACAAGAGATATTTTatcgagatagatagatagggcGGTCTACTTTTTATGTTCATATGTGGTATATTCTAATTGGCtaaataaatcacacctaaGTAAAGCTTGTCCTACCTTTGGTCGTTCTATGTTATCATACTGAAACTTTAACCTGCTTTCATACCGTTCCAAATTCGTTTTATCTTTCTGATCTCGTAAACTTGATTAGGATAATTTTGTGTCACTGACCAGGttctcatacatgtatatttaagcCGTAGCCTTAAATTTTGACTCTATTATTTGGTAATTGCAACTAAAACCAACTTTTACATATGGAAACATTTTCATTGAAATTTTTGAGTTGCcaactttttataaaatatctCTTGTTCTTGTTTAACCAAGCATTTTTGTCATCCAAGCTAGTTATTTTAATATGTGATGTAGCGTTTGTTCAGCACTGCAGCATGACATCGTGTAAGCTAGGAGGCTTATCTCAGTCTTTTTCAACATCAACAGCAAATGCCATagagaattatttttattggccAAGGGGTTGACAAAAAATAATGCTTACCATTTGAGAGAATTTGTTTCTGACTGCAAGATATTCTATCAAATGAGACTGACCTACACCTTATGTTACACGCATCTTCTTTGATTGCAAACTGCTGCAGAACACCTGCTAGTTTACATGTCATACTTCAATAGAGACTGGCATTTGAAAGACAAGAGCTTTCATCTTCTTAATAAATTAGTTCATGAACCCTCATATATGAATGTCAATCTCATAAAATCTGTGATATTTGAACAATTGCTTATTCCGTACTTCCAAAATTATGCTTACTTGTGTACATggcatttatttaaaattaaactgaacTTCAAGTGGGCATGCATGACCACAGCATGAAATGCTCATGAAAAGTTTAGTCAAGTAACTTGGCATGTAAACTTCCCTTTTCGACGAAAATGAGGCTTAGTGTCAGCAGCAATAATATAAGCAATGCTGTTACTTTTGAAATTTTAGCAAGACAAGAAGTATACTTTTCCAGGCTTTTcgataaaataatatcaattttGAAGAAGATGCAAACTTGTTTTACTGCATAGCAAGcatatcatgaaaattatattttccaAGTGTTCATTAGCTATATTCCCTTTTCTGTCACTATCGCAGGAGTTTCATTATCTAAGTCATAAAACTATTCAAATACAATTTATCAAGTTAATCTATTTCGTTGTTAATAAGGGTTTTTACTGAGAACATTGCCTCTAAAgtgtttttttgtagttttactTTGACTTGTTGAATTGATTTGTGTTCATTCATTCAACTAAATTCGATCACACTCATAATGcactcatatatacatgtattggtacaaataaatcaaatattaggtttgttatcacaaaattattaattatgCCGAAAATCCTTATGCTAGCTCATGCTTTTCGTCTCACCCATTTCTTATATCTGATCTGAGCTTCATAACTTCATAATCATAGCTCCTTGCCAGTAGTCAAAGCTTTCTTTAACACTTCATATCAAAAGCCTAGCATGAATGACAAACGCTTAATCAGGATATGCCATGTGCACTTTTAACCCTTCACCTATTAATTCAAATCACCATGCCGAAATGAAACCATCAGTGGTTAACTTTGTTCCCAGTAACACTTGAAGAAGCCCAAATAAAAGATGAATGATACGCAAACCAGTACATTGGACCCTGACCTAGCTCCTAGGAAACCCTTACAGCCTCTATATGACCAAAACCCAGAATGGGGCATAGATATGAACTACTTGATGCCTTTCTCAGTAATGTTGATGATTCTGTGTGTCCTCCTCCTCATGCTTTGTTATTTGAGACACCGAATGCGGCAGCGTCGGCGCCTGCGAGAGGAGCTTCAGTTGAACCTCCTCCTAGGCACTTTCCACAGACAAGGAATAGATGGTGAGTGCTTTCTCTTgaattatataatatgtataattaaATTGTTCTCTTAACTCATTATGTAACATGAGTCCCTCACCCCTCCAAGTGTGGGGAAGGGGTGTTCAAGGTCCCAATGTTTGTTCGGCATCCAGACCATAAAAgcttaaataaattttgttcaAGACTAATTTGAGATATGAAGTGGTCAAAAACCAAGTCGTACTTTATTTAGTTGTTTGTttatgatttaattttttatatatagttttcaCATGACGTTATGTTGTGCTAGCTGTTTTACAAGTTGTGGTGTGCTCTAAAATAACGCTAGAAAAGTCCTTAAAATGTTGTGGTGCAGGTTTCTAAACATCATGCTAGGGTTCATCCTCCCATGCCGCTCCATATGCTCCCATGctgttgttatatatatgttaaataaaaataaattttctgtgcagacttttattacccgggcattcgcctagtatatatatatacacatatgcatatatttatacacatatggatatatttatataaatgtacttgtgtatgtatacatgtgtatggtATTGTGTTGATTTCCTAATATGTTCAAAGTGGTATGATATTGCTGTTATCATTGTATTAATATTGCTGTAGAGAATGCATGCGATAAACAAATTCTGTTAATTATTTCTTTGGCTTCACATTCTTAACCTTGGTGGTGTTGTTGCAGCCTACGGCTCACCAGTTATACCTGAGAGACTGCACATGATGTACCCACCAACATATGATGAGGCAGCTATGCATCATGcagagactatacagaagagcTCCATGGTAAGTCAAGTTGAACCAGCATTAGTTTGAACCCTTCAACAGATCATTGAATTGCTTTTTGCCCATTATTGATCATCGGACTGGTTATGAAAATATGCTAGTCTTTAAAAGATCACTTTTGTTATGCTGATACTAGAGTAGATTAGTGTTCCAGTTATGCTGATACTAGAGTAGATTAGTGTTTCAGTTATGCTGATACTAGAGTAAATAAGCGTTCCAGTTATGCTGATACTACAGTAGATTAAATAATTAGTGTTCCAGTTTTGCTGATACTAGAGTAGATTAGTGTTCCAGTTTTGCTGATACTAGAGTAGATTAATGTTCCAGTCATGCTGATACTAGAGTAGATTAGTGTTCCAGTTATGCTGATACTAGAGTAGATTAGTGTTCCAGGTATGCTGATACTAGAGTAGATTAGTTTTCCAGGTATGCTGATACTAGAGTAAATTAGTGTTCCAGTTATGCTGATACTACAGTAGATTAGTGTTCCAGTTATGCTGATACTACAGTAGATTAGTGTTCCAGTTATGCTGAGAGTAGATTAGTGTTCCAGTTATGCTGAGAGTAGATTAGTGTTCCAGTTATGCTGAGAGTAGATGAGTGTTCCAGTTATGCTGAGAGTAGATTAGTGTTCCAGTTATGCTGAGAGTAGATTAGTGTTCCAGTTATGCTGATACTAGAGTAGATTAATGTTCCAGTCATGCTGATACTAGAGTAGATTAGTGTTCCAGTTAAGCTGATACTACAGTAGTAATCTACTGTAGTATAGACTATCAGCATAACTGGAACACTAATCTACTCTAGTATCAGCATGACTGGAACATTAATCTACTCTAGTATCAGCATAACTGGAACACTAATCTACTCTCAGCACAACTGGAACACTAATCTACTGTAGTATCAGCATAACTGGAACACTAATGTGTTCCAGTTATGCTGATACTACAGTAGATTAGTGTTCCAGTTATGCTGAGAGTAGATTAGTGTTCCAGTTATGCTGAGAGTAGATTAGTGTTCCAGTTATGCTGATACTAGAGTAGATTAATGTTCCAGTCATGCTGATACTAGAGTAGATTAGTGTTCCAGTTATGCTGATACTAGAGTAGATTAGTGTTCCAGGTATGCTGATACTAGAGTAGATTAGTTTTCCAGTTATGCTGATACTAGAGTAGATTAGTGTTCCAGTTATGCTGAtactacagtggattagtgttCCAGTTTTGCTGATACTACAGTAGATTAGTGTTCCAGTTATGCTGAGAGTAGATTAGTGTTCCAGTTATGCTGAGAGTAGATTAGTGTTCCAGTTATGCTGAGAGTAGATTAGTGTTCCAGTTATGCTGAGAGTAGATTAGCGTTCCAGTTATGCTGAGAGTAGATTAGTGTTCCAGTTATGCTGATACTAGAGTAGATTAGTGTTCCAGTTATGCTGATACTAGAGTAGATCAGTGTTCCAGTTATGCTGATACTAGAGTAGATTAGTGTTCCAGTTATGCTGATACTAGAGTAAATAAGCGTTCCAGTTATGCTGATACTACAGTAGATTAGTTTTCCAGTTATGCTGATACTAGAGTAGATGAGTGTTTCAGAGGGTTTCTTTATCTCACGTCACTACTCAATGTATTGGAGCATGAAGATCTTTCCACATTACAAGCACAAACGTGGTCACGTAAATGACCAACTAATTTAAATGTGTTATTTTCAAGTGGTTGCAAAAGAGaagtaatttcaaaatgaacCGAATGTGTTCAATTAGTTGTGAAAACGCTAGAATGAGAATTGTTTGGTAGTGGTCACAACTTGTATTCAGAGCAATCTCCATTTTCATGACAATTTGAGTGATGTTACTTTATCTGAGAAATTGCACGACGTCGTTTGACTTGttcaaaattatatttatgCGCGTATAAGCCGACTTAAGgtttgatattttttaatttattttgatagtatgctaatatatacaataatttatctttcaATTCTGAACCTTTCAATGTACAGCCTATAAGAATTTGTAAAAAATCTACCACACTGGAGAACTTCTAAATGTCATTTCAGCAAGATTCAGGGCTGCCTCCTCCGTATACAGAGAATAtgagtcaaagtcagacgaatGATTTGCATCAACCTGAAATGTTGTCTCCAAGTTACGAGTCATCAGCACACGGCTAATCACGCCACCCCTATACTCCCTTTAATCTTTCAAATCCCTACTAGTTGTTCTGGCACATTCAGCTCATGGGAATCTCTCTAGCCTTCTAGCCACTGCACATATGCTAACACGCTTGGTAACATTCTCAACAAGTGCTTATAAGCGTTTAGCAGTCTTTTGAGTTACGTTCATGATTTGCTGGTAGCCAACTTTTATATGTATGCAACATTGGGTGTCTAAAGTTCTTGTTTTCTGCGCAGTAAATGTGATACCACACTAATCAACTTAAGAACAAAAATAACAAGTTTGTGCAACTGTTGTCCTgtcatttttatagtttttaaaattttacataatcCAAATGTTATAGTTGCTAGCTCCATATGTAGTTGCGATGGTTTACTAAGATGCCATGTCGTTAGTTTTTGGCCATCTAACCATTCGCTGCTATTCCACTGTCGCCTGTATAGCCTTGTTTCCACGCTGCCTATATTTCATACATTTTTTAACAATGATAAATAATTTACAGGCGTTGTATGTAGCACTATAGTAACAcaagaaatatatatttgctgTTAATGACTTTTGTTTTGTTAAATTCCCTTTTACATGGTTACACAAAATCATCAGCGTACTATTCACATTAACATGGCTCAACAATAAGCTACCATCACATAAGATGTTTGTATCACAATACAAGTAGTTATTAAATCTTGTTACCTGTAGTATCACATCAGGGAGCTTAAGTGCGCCCAAGAATGTGTAATCGATTATATAGCATTCCTGTTGTCATATAAGATAATGGGGCTAGTTCCTCTGAGCTCATATCTGGCGAtatgtcttttttattttgttgtcaagatgtaatgtttttaatttgCATTAGCATAGATTTTCAATCTGCTAAAAGTCTACCATTTAATCACAACTGATATGAAATTTACACAAGTTTCCAGAAACTGAACAAGTTGTGAAACAAAAAATCTGATAGTATCACTGGATTCACAGTCCATGGTCGTGGTAGAATGTGGACTAATTAGGCTTACAGATACACATAGGTTGAGTGTATCTTAGCTATCCACAAAACTTATTAAACAAAGCTGAAATTACATCACTTAAATGTGAGATGGTCCTGAACTGGCTTAGTTCCGAGCTAGCTATTTATAACAGCAGTGTCAGGGGACTACAACTCCACTTAGCATTGTAGCTATAAAATGGCTGTTAGCAAATGAAGAATTGTCTTCAATTGTTCAACAGTAATAGCACAAATTTGAACTTCATTGTCAGTTTTGTTGTATTAAGATTGACCGACCAACACTTATACGATATCAAGGACTAGTGTAAATGTGACAGGCACAAAGTAAAGATTATCAATAAACAATACAAAAAAGGCTGAATCTAAT
The genomic region above belongs to Watersipora subatra chromosome 1, tzWatSuba1.1, whole genome shotgun sequence and contains:
- the LOC137408488 gene encoding uncharacterized protein encodes the protein MNDTQTSTLDPDLAPRKPLQPLYDQNPEWGIDMNYLMPFSVMLMILCVLLLMLCYLRHRMRQRRRLREELQLNLLLGTFHRQGIDAYGSPVIPERLHMMYPPTYDEAAMHHAETIQKSSMQDSGLPPPYTENMSQSQTNDLHQPEMLSPSYESSAHG